The genomic region GACGCCGGGTTAGCCGCGCAGGGCCAAGGATGGCCCATCGCGGCGGCCCACGGTCCAAAGCCGGAGTGGGCACACCGAGCCTAAGCGAGGTGCCGAGTGGTGGGGCAAGAGCGTTTTGCTTACTTTTGCGCTGTTCAAAAGTGAGCCGCTGTAAGAGCGGAACCATAAGCCGCCGTTACCTAAATAACGGATATGCACACACCACCCCGCCCAGCCCCTCCACATTGCACCCACGCCCCAGAGCCGATAGTCTTGCCAACCATTACCAAAACCCCAATGCCCCCGGGCCCATTGGGTAAAAGGAGAGGTTTGTGAACATCGGACAGTTCGCCTTTCAACGCCAGGTTGAAACCCTATACGTCGACCACAACAGCTGGCTGCGCACCGTACTAAGGCGCAAGCTGGGCAATGCATTCGACGCCGCCGACCTGGCCCACGACGTCTACCTGCAACTCATGCGCAAGGGCCAACTCCCGCCCACCGGCGAATCCCGCCGCCACCTGACCCAAATCGCCAACGGCCTGGTCATCGACCTCTACCGCCGTCGCCAGATCGAATCCGCCTACCTGCAAGCCCTGACCCTCTTGCCCGAACCCTGCGCCCCCGATGAAGAAACCCGCGCCCTGGCCATCGAAGCCCTGATCGAAATCGACGCCGCCCTGCACAACCTGCCACCCAAGGCACGCCAGGCCCTGTTGCTGTGCAAGCTCGATGGCCTGAGCTACCGCGAGATCGCCGCCGAGCTGCAGGTCTCCGTCTCCTCGGTAGAAAAGTACATCGCCGCCGGCCTGCTGGCCTGCTACCAGACCCTGCACGGCTGACCCACGGCGATGTCGACCGAACAGCCAATCGCCCCCGATATTATCGAGCGCGCCACCGCCTGGATGGCCCGCCTGTGGGCCGATGACGCCAGCGCCCAAGACCACGCCAACTGCCTGCGCTGGCGTGCCGAACACCCCCATCACGAACTGGCCTGGACACGCCTGCTGGGCTTCGAGCAAAAACTCAACAGCGTCCCCGCCGCAGTAGCCAGGCACAGCCTGGCCGAACCCGACGCTCCCGACTCCCCCGATCGCCGGAGCACCCTGCGCCTGCTGGGCCTGTTGGTAGCAGCCGGTGGCCTCACCTACGGCGTGCGCCGCACCGACGCCTGGCAACTGGCAAGTGCCGGCCACAGCACCCGCACTGGCGAAATTCGCGAAGTCGTATTGCCCGACGGTACCCGCCTGGTGTTGGGCTCGGCCTCGGCGATTGACGTGCAATTCGACGACCGCCAACGCCTGGTACGGTTGCGGGCCGGCGAGGTCTTCATCACTACCGCGCCGTCATCTCGACCGTTTCGGGTGCAGAGTCGCCAAGGTGTGTTTCAGGCCCTGGGCACGCGCTTCAGCGTCCGCCAATGCGACGACAGCTGTCAGTTGGCAGTGCTTGAGGGCGCCGTACACGTGCAGCCGGACCATGGCCCAGCGGTGCGAGTGGAGGCGGGGCAAGGTGCCACGGTTTCCAGGGACAAGGTGCACCCGACTGCGGCGGTGACTGACCGCAGCATCGCCTGGGTCAAGGGGCTGTTGGTGGCTGATGGTACCCGGCTCGACGAGCTGATCGCCGAGCTGGCGCGCTACCGCCCCGGAGTGCTGCGCTGTGCGCCGGAGGTGGCGATGCTGCGGGTCAGCGGCGTGTTGCACCTGGACAATACCGACCTGGCCCTGAACAACCTGGCCGCCGCGTTGCCGATACAAGTGGTGAGGCGCACCCGCTATTGGGTGACAGTACGTGCCCCTGCCTGAAAAAAACTTGAGGTTTGATTGAGGGTTTTGGCGGCTCGTTCGGAAGATAAGATAAGGGCGAGCAAAGGCTCATTCAGTCAGGGAGACTTCATGAGTAACAAGGATGTGGCTGCGGCCAAACCCAGGGGGCGGGGCGCGGTCTCGCAAGTGTTGCGGCCGGTGCGCGGGCGACTGATCGCTGCGGCACTGCTGGCCGGTGTGGGCAGTATGCTGACGTTGGTGCCGCTGGGCGGCATCGTGCATATCGCCAGGGTCGCCCTCGGCTGGCCGTCCATGGCCCAGGCGTCGGGCGAGGTGTGGTTGACCCTCTGTGTCAGCCTGGCGAGCCTGTTCGCGGGCCTGCTGTTGATGACGGTTGCGGAGACGGTCGCGCACCTGGCCGACAACCACATCACTCGCCACCTGCGCCTGGCAATCGCCCAGCGACTGAGCCAGGTGCC from Pseudomonas yamanorum harbors:
- a CDS encoding sigma-70 family RNA polymerase sigma factor; amino-acid sequence: MNIGQFAFQRQVETLYVDHNSWLRTVLRRKLGNAFDAADLAHDVYLQLMRKGQLPPTGESRRHLTQIANGLVIDLYRRRQIESAYLQALTLLPEPCAPDEETRALAIEALIEIDAALHNLPPKARQALLLCKLDGLSYREIAAELQVSVSSVEKYIAAGLLACYQTLHG
- a CDS encoding FecR domain-containing protein → MSTEQPIAPDIIERATAWMARLWADDASAQDHANCLRWRAEHPHHELAWTRLLGFEQKLNSVPAAVARHSLAEPDAPDSPDRRSTLRLLGLLVAAGGLTYGVRRTDAWQLASAGHSTRTGEIREVVLPDGTRLVLGSASAIDVQFDDRQRLVRLRAGEVFITTAPSSRPFRVQSRQGVFQALGTRFSVRQCDDSCQLAVLEGAVHVQPDHGPAVRVEAGQGATVSRDKVHPTAAVTDRSIAWVKGLLVADGTRLDELIAELARYRPGVLRCAPEVAMLRVSGVLHLDNTDLALNNLAAALPIQVVRRTRYWVTVRAPA